The proteins below are encoded in one region of Parvicella tangerina:
- a CDS encoding biotin--[acetyl-CoA-carboxylase] ligase, translated as MEFNTLFTGKNYIELERVDSTNNYAANLMKQTKVPDGTVILAHFQENGRGQMGNSWQSMAGQNIMTSLIFHLGKLNPDESFLISKAISLGLYETVNKFVKNEVCIKWPNDIYVEDQKIAGMLIENKWQGTECNSIVGIGLNVNQRFFGELHATSLANCTGLTFEIPQVLNHLLSKIERKIIQFRKGDQSAISANYLSHLKDYKEQRIFQTTSGELFSGKIIDVENTGHLIIEAFGGEHKRFLFKEVNVVSNM; from the coding sequence ATGGAATTCAATACGCTTTTTACGGGTAAAAATTACATCGAACTAGAACGTGTCGATTCTACTAACAATTACGCTGCCAACCTTATGAAGCAGACAAAAGTGCCAGATGGGACTGTTATTTTGGCACACTTTCAAGAAAATGGACGGGGTCAAATGGGCAACTCCTGGCAATCAATGGCAGGTCAGAACATTATGACAAGCCTTATTTTTCACCTCGGAAAACTGAATCCAGACGAAAGCTTTCTGATTAGTAAAGCCATTTCACTCGGCTTGTATGAAACGGTCAATAAGTTTGTAAAAAATGAAGTGTGTATCAAATGGCCCAATGACATTTACGTTGAGGATCAAAAAATAGCTGGAATGCTAATTGAAAACAAATGGCAAGGTACTGAATGCAATTCCATTGTTGGTATAGGCCTGAACGTAAACCAACGATTTTTTGGCGAGCTCCATGCAACCAGTCTGGCTAACTGTACAGGTTTAACCTTTGAAATTCCACAAGTACTCAATCACTTATTGAGTAAAATTGAGAGAAAAATCATTCAATTCAGAAAAGGAGATCAAAGTGCTATTTCTGCCAACTACCTTTCTCATTTAAAGGATTATAAGGAACAACGCATCTTTCAAACTACCAGTGGGGAACTATTTTCAGGCAAGATCATAGACGTTGAAAACACTGGACATTTAATTATTGAAGCCTTTGGTGGTGAACATAAACGCTTCTTGTTTAAGGAGGTTAATGTGGTTTCAAATATGTGA
- the cysC gene encoding adenylyl-sulfate kinase, with the protein MREEQNNIFSVFDELLPRKEKEKLLNQRSKVIWMTGLSGSGKTTLAKYLEKKLHSEGFLTQVLDGDNIRTGINNNLTFSADDRKENIRRIAEVSKLFVNCGVITINSFVSPTEEIRDQARSIIGKDDFIEVFVNTPIEECEKRDVKGLYAKARKGEIKNFTGIDAPFEQPVDPALELLTENKTIEESGEELFNFIIDRIKL; encoded by the coding sequence ATGAGAGAAGAACAAAACAATATCTTTTCAGTTTTTGATGAATTGCTACCCAGAAAGGAAAAGGAAAAGCTTCTTAACCAACGTAGCAAGGTGATCTGGATGACTGGTCTTTCAGGTTCAGGCAAGACCACTTTGGCTAAATATCTTGAGAAAAAACTTCATTCAGAAGGTTTCTTAACACAAGTCTTGGATGGTGACAATATTCGAACAGGAATTAACAACAACCTCACCTTTAGTGCTGACGATCGCAAAGAGAATATCAGAAGAATTGCTGAGGTCTCAAAGCTATTTGTCAACTGTGGTGTGATCACTATAAATTCGTTCGTAAGTCCGACCGAAGAAATTAGAGACCAGGCACGCTCCATCATTGGTAAGGATGACTTTATTGAGGTCTTCGTCAACACTCCAATTGAAGAGTGTGAAAAACGAGACGTAAAAGGTCTTTATGCTAAGGCAAGAAAAGGAGAGATCAAAAACTTCACAGGAATAGATGCTCCTTTTGAGCAGCCTGTTGATCCTGCTCTAGAACTTTTAACAGAAAACAAAACCATTGAAGAAAGCGGTGAAGAGCTGTTTAACTTCATTATAGATAGAATTAAATTATAA
- the cysD gene encoding sulfate adenylyltransferase subunit CysD: MSNYNLTHLKELEAEAIYVIREVAAQFENPVLLFSGGKDSIVCYHLARKAFYPAKVPFPLMHVDTGHNFPETIEFRDNLMKKTGDNLIVAHVQDSIDKGRVVEEKGIYASRNKLQTTTLLDAIEENKFDAAMGGARRDEEKARAKERFFSHRDEFGQWDPKNQRPELWNIFNGKKNMREHFRVFPISNWTEMDIWQYILHEGIDLPMLYFSHTRKCFVRDGIIMGKTDFVLTKDDEEIKDMVVRFRTIGDATCTGAVSSTASTLEEIIEEVASTRVTERGGRSDDKRSEAAMEDRKKEGYF; this comes from the coding sequence ATGAGTAACTATAACTTAACCCATTTAAAAGAATTAGAGGCAGAAGCGATCTACGTTATCAGAGAGGTTGCTGCTCAATTTGAAAACCCCGTACTCCTATTTTCAGGAGGAAAGGATTCGATTGTTTGCTATCACTTAGCTAGAAAAGCCTTCTACCCTGCCAAGGTTCCTTTTCCTTTGATGCACGTGGATACGGGGCACAACTTTCCAGAGACAATTGAGTTTAGAGATAACTTAATGAAAAAAACGGGAGATAACCTCATTGTTGCTCATGTTCAGGACTCCATTGACAAAGGACGGGTTGTTGAAGAAAAAGGTATTTATGCTAGTAGAAATAAACTACAAACAACGACTCTCCTAGACGCGATCGAAGAAAACAAGTTTGATGCTGCAATGGGCGGTGCTAGAAGAGATGAGGAAAAAGCAAGAGCAAAAGAAAGGTTCTTCTCTCATCGAGATGAATTTGGCCAGTGGGATCCTAAAAACCAGCGTCCTGAGCTTTGGAACATCTTTAACGGCAAGAAAAATATGAGAGAACACTTTAGAGTATTCCCTATTTCTAACTGGACAGAAATGGACATTTGGCAGTACATTTTGCATGAGGGAATCGACCTACCCATGCTATACTTCTCACATACTAGGAAATGTTTCGTAAGAGATGGTATCATCATGGGTAAGACTGATTTTGTATTGACCAAAGATGATGAAGAGATCAAGGATATGGTCGTTCGATTTAGAACTATCGGAGATGCCACTTGTACTGGTGCCGTCTCAAGTACAGCTTCTACTTTAGAAGAGATCATTGAAGAAGTTGCTTCTACGAGAGTAACAGAGCGAGGTGGTCGTTCTGATGACAAGCGAAGCGAAGCAGCAATGGAAGACCGTAAAAAAGAAGGATACTTCTAG
- a CDS encoding four helix bundle protein: MEGDLQNRTKEFSLDTVAFYSSLPNGEVYYTLGKQLLRSGTSVGANTRSAFRGRSNKEFIAKLGVVIEEADESIFWLELLEKQQDINNDKLKALKEEANELVSIFVSIVKKSKNR, translated from the coding sequence TTGGAAGGAGATTTACAAAATAGAACAAAGGAGTTTTCACTTGACACTGTGGCTTTCTATTCAAGCTTACCAAACGGAGAAGTTTACTATACTTTGGGTAAGCAACTATTGAGAAGTGGGACATCCGTTGGAGCTAACACCAGATCAGCATTCAGAGGACGAAGTAATAAAGAGTTTATAGCCAAACTTGGAGTGGTAATTGAAGAGGCGGATGAAAGTATTTTTTGGCTAGAGTTATTAGAAAAACAACAAGACATTAATAATGACAAATTGAAAGCATTGAAAGAAGAAGCGAATGAACTTGTTTCGATTTTTGTTTCTATAGTAAAGAAATCTAAAAATCGATAG
- the cysN gene encoding sulfate adenylyltransferase subunit CysN yields the protein MAESNAYLDMDLLRFTTAGSVDDGKSTLIGRLLYDSKSIFEDQMEAIEQASTKKGEERVNLALLTDGLRAEREQGITIDVAYRYFATPKRKFIIADTPGHIQYTRNMITGASTANLAIILVDARHGIVEQTSRHSFIASMLGIPHIVYCINKMDLVDYSQERYEEIKDDLEEFSSKLETKDIRFIPMSALFGDNVVNRSENMDWYQGSTLLHTLETVHIASDHNHIDCRFPVQYVVRPQSSDYPDYRGFAGRVAGGVFKKGDDIMVMPSGFTSKIAAIDTMDGEIEEAFAPMSVTIRLEDEIDISRGDMIVRPNNQPDSEQDVEAMMCWLSEKPMTPNGKYYLKHTSRDARCMIKEINYKLDINTLHRNEEDKNIEMNDIARIKLRTTIPLFVDRYQRNRTTGSFVLIDEATNNTVAACMVI from the coding sequence ATGGCAGAAAGCAATGCATATTTAGACATGGACCTTTTACGATTCACAACAGCAGGAAGTGTTGATGATGGAAAAAGCACGCTAATTGGTCGGTTATTATACGATAGTAAGTCCATATTTGAAGATCAAATGGAAGCTATCGAACAGGCAAGTACTAAGAAGGGCGAAGAAAGAGTAAACCTGGCTCTTTTGACAGATGGCTTGAGAGCCGAAAGAGAGCAAGGAATCACGATTGATGTTGCCTATAGATACTTTGCAACTCCAAAAAGGAAATTCATTATTGCTGACACTCCTGGCCACATTCAGTACACCAGAAATATGATTACTGGAGCCTCTACAGCTAACCTAGCGATTATTTTGGTAGATGCAAGACATGGCATTGTTGAACAAACTTCAAGACACTCGTTCATTGCGTCTATGTTGGGAATTCCCCACATCGTTTACTGTATCAATAAAATGGACCTCGTAGATTATTCACAAGAGCGATATGAGGAAATCAAAGACGATCTCGAGGAGTTCAGTTCAAAGCTTGAAACAAAAGATATTCGTTTTATTCCAATGAGTGCATTGTTTGGAGACAACGTAGTAAACCGATCTGAAAACATGGATTGGTACCAAGGATCCACTTTGCTACATACATTGGAAACCGTTCATATTGCATCAGATCATAACCATATTGACTGCCGTTTTCCTGTACAATATGTAGTAAGACCACAATCATCAGACTATCCTGATTACAGAGGTTTTGCTGGTAGAGTTGCTGGAGGCGTGTTTAAGAAGGGTGACGACATCATGGTAATGCCTTCTGGCTTCACCTCTAAAATTGCTGCTATTGACACGATGGATGGTGAGATCGAAGAAGCTTTTGCACCAATGTCTGTGACGATTAGACTAGAGGACGAAATTGACATCAGCCGTGGAGACATGATCGTTAGGCCGAATAATCAGCCAGACAGCGAACAGGATGTTGAAGCCATGATGTGTTGGTTATCTGAAAAGCCCATGACTCCAAATGGTAAATACTACCTCAAGCATACCTCACGTGATGCAAGATGTATGATCAAAGAAATTAACTACAAATTGGATATCAATACGCTTCATAGAAATGAAGAGGACAAAAATATTGAAATGAATGATATCGCAAGGATCAAGTTAAGAACTACGATCCCTCTTTTTGTTGATCGTTACCAGCGCAACAGAACTACTGGAAGCTTCGTCTTAATTGATGAGGCAACGAACAATACGGTTGCCGCTTGTATGGTTATCTAA
- the trxA gene encoding thioredoxin, with translation MPTVKLTADKFKEEVFDYTSQQDWNFKGEHPAIIDFYADWCGPCKMVAPVLEELSDEYNGKLTIYKVDTEVEQELSAIFRIRSIPSLLFIPMEGQPMMQAGALPKNALKEVIDKELITD, from the coding sequence ATGCCAACAGTAAAATTAACAGCAGATAAATTCAAAGAAGAAGTGTTTGACTACACTTCTCAACAAGACTGGAACTTTAAGGGTGAGCACCCAGCAATTATAGACTTCTATGCAGATTGGTGTGGCCCGTGTAAAATGGTTGCCCCCGTATTAGAAGAGCTTTCTGATGAGTACAATGGAAAATTGACAATTTACAAAGTAGATACAGAAGTTGAACAAGAGTTATCTGCTATCTTTCGGATTCGAAGTATTCCTTCTTTATTATTCATTCCGATGGAAGGACAACCTATGATGCAAGCAGGCGCACTGCCAAAAAATGCTCTAAAAGAGGTGATCGATAAAGAACTCATTACGGATTAA
- a CDS encoding HU domain-containing protein, giving the protein MPSAIEKHIIDLLHQHDCVIIPELGGLVANYTPAFADAKGNALCPPKKEFIWNRFLLHNDGLLANEIAKKEDVSYDEAVTQIADYVSVIKSSLKESKRFEFGQIGFLYVGNKGQTQFEYSGRNFLMNSFGLPLVKLEKLPVVQESLEEDVVEEKVAKVIQLEPEVDKTEEEESKVIPIASPETIEKVIVKGSKWWIAAALIPIGFYSAWIPMKTDLFKGGDNFHYSDLNPFTYDKEKGNYEMVSNLALKIDTLPPVSFEPLDAYSNRTSDVIHEENTVLSPESTYVDNEVSELEHNEVDIHLGNYFVIGGCFSNEANAEEFVKQLKEAGYDALLVDQNKGLHRVAFGQYASKEAAKVAHKEITSIGEYSAWVLKK; this is encoded by the coding sequence ATGCCATCGGCAATTGAGAAACATATCATTGATCTACTTCATCAGCACGATTGTGTGATCATTCCTGAGTTGGGAGGACTTGTTGCCAATTACACACCTGCTTTTGCGGATGCTAAAGGTAATGCGTTATGTCCACCAAAAAAGGAGTTCATTTGGAATAGGTTTCTTCTGCATAATGATGGTTTGCTGGCAAACGAAATTGCAAAAAAGGAGGATGTTTCTTATGATGAGGCTGTTACTCAAATAGCAGATTATGTGTCGGTTATTAAGTCTTCTTTGAAGGAGAGTAAACGTTTTGAGTTTGGTCAGATTGGGTTTCTTTATGTGGGAAATAAGGGGCAGACTCAGTTTGAGTATAGTGGACGAAATTTCCTAATGAATAGCTTTGGTCTGCCATTAGTGAAATTAGAAAAGTTGCCAGTTGTTCAGGAGTCTCTTGAGGAGGATGTGGTTGAGGAAAAAGTGGCCAAAGTGATTCAACTAGAACCCGAAGTTGACAAGACCGAGGAAGAAGAGAGTAAGGTTATCCCAATTGCTTCTCCAGAAACCATTGAAAAGGTGATCGTAAAAGGGTCGAAATGGTGGATAGCAGCAGCATTGATTCCTATCGGTTTCTATTCAGCATGGATTCCGATGAAAACGGATTTATTTAAAGGAGGAGATAATTTTCATTATTCCGATTTGAACCCTTTTACCTACGACAAAGAGAAAGGGAACTATGAAATGGTTTCAAATCTAGCACTGAAAATTGATACCTTACCTCCTGTTTCATTTGAACCATTAGATGCGTATTCTAACAGAACAAGTGATGTTATTCATGAGGAGAATACGGTACTGTCGCCTGAGTCTACTTATGTAGATAATGAAGTGTCAGAACTTGAGCACAATGAAGTTGACATCCATTTGGGTAATTACTTTGTGATTGGTGGGTGTTTTTCTAATGAGGCGAATGCTGAAGAATTTGTGAAGCAGTTGAAGGAAGCTGGTTATGATGCTCTGCTGGTTGATCAAAACAAAGGCTTGCACCGAGTTGCTTTTGGACAGTATGCTTCTAAGGAGGCTGCAAAGGTCGCTCACAAAGAGATTACCAGTATTGGCGAGTATAGTGCATGGGTGCTTAAGAAATAA
- the porX gene encoding T9SS response regulator signal transducer PorX, translating into MAKILWADDEIELLKPHILFLENKGHSLVTVKSGNEALDKVGDEDFDIIFLDENMPGLTGLETLERMKSGTAKTPIVMITKSEEESIMDEAIGGRIADYLIKPVNPNQILLAIKKNLEGKRLVNEKTNSSYQQEFRQLAMDMQDRLDFEGWVEIYDRLVYWELALDESKDPGMQEILSMQKSEANQLFCKFVEKNYKGWLNGEEAPMMSHTVLQKEVFPKIGKSTFLVVIDNLRLDQWKILSEPLQEKFRVEREDSFYAILPTATQYARNALFAGLMPSEIAKKFPNKWKNDDDEGGKNMFEEDFLADNLRRAGLNGKFSYNKITNLNAGKKLADNFSNLLNNEFNVIVYNFVDMLSHARTDMEVIRELADDDAAYRSLTLSWFEHSPLFDMFNLMAKNGCDVIITTDHGTIKVDEPSKIVGDKNTTTNLRYKQGKNLNYQGKDVFEINNPDEVYLPKINLSSKYVFAKQTKYFVYPNNYNYYMNFYKNTFQHGGLSLEEMIVPIAFLKAK; encoded by the coding sequence ATGGCAAAGATTCTTTGGGCAGATGATGAGATTGAATTATTGAAACCACATATTTTGTTTCTTGAAAACAAGGGGCATAGTTTAGTGACCGTAAAAAGTGGAAATGAAGCCCTAGATAAGGTGGGTGACGAAGATTTCGATATCATTTTTCTGGATGAAAACATGCCTGGACTGACAGGTTTGGAGACCTTAGAACGGATGAAGTCTGGAACAGCTAAAACGCCCATTGTGATGATCACAAAAAGTGAGGAAGAGTCGATAATGGATGAAGCAATCGGTGGTCGCATCGCAGATTATCTTATTAAGCCGGTAAATCCGAATCAGATTCTATTAGCCATTAAGAAAAACCTGGAAGGAAAACGTCTGGTTAATGAAAAAACGAATTCAAGTTATCAGCAAGAGTTCAGACAGTTAGCGATGGATATGCAGGATCGACTTGATTTTGAGGGTTGGGTGGAGATATATGATCGATTAGTATACTGGGAGTTGGCGCTAGATGAGAGTAAGGATCCTGGTATGCAGGAAATTTTGTCGATGCAAAAGAGTGAAGCTAATCAACTCTTCTGCAAATTTGTTGAGAAGAATTACAAAGGTTGGTTAAATGGTGAGGAAGCTCCAATGATGTCACATACCGTTCTGCAAAAAGAAGTTTTTCCAAAGATCGGAAAATCTACTTTTCTTGTAGTAATAGATAACTTGAGGTTGGATCAATGGAAGATTTTGTCCGAGCCCCTTCAGGAGAAGTTCAGGGTGGAGAGAGAAGATAGTTTTTATGCCATTTTACCCACGGCTACTCAGTACGCAAGAAATGCATTGTTTGCAGGACTTATGCCTTCGGAGATTGCCAAGAAATTTCCAAATAAATGGAAGAATGATGATGATGAGGGAGGCAAGAATATGTTTGAAGAAGATTTTCTTGCCGATAACTTAAGAAGGGCTGGTCTTAATGGCAAGTTTTCTTATAACAAAATTACTAACCTGAATGCAGGGAAGAAGTTAGCTGATAATTTTAGCAACCTCCTCAACAATGAATTTAATGTGATCGTTTACAATTTCGTGGATATGCTTTCTCATGCCAGAACAGACATGGAAGTAATTCGGGAGTTGGCTGATGATGATGCAGCATACCGTTCATTAACGCTGAGTTGGTTTGAACACTCGCCCTTATTTGATATGTTCAATTTGATGGCTAAGAATGGTTGTGATGTTATCATTACTACTGATCACGGTACGATTAAAGTAGATGAACCTAGTAAGATCGTTGGTGACAAGAATACCACCACTAATTTGAGGTATAAGCAAGGAAAAAACCTTAACTATCAAGGAAAGGATGTGTTTGAGATCAACAATCCTGATGAGGTGTACCTTCCTAAGATCAACTTGAGTTCGAAGTATGTGTTTGCCAAACAAACGAAGTACTTCGTTTACCCGAATAATTACAACTACTACATGAACTTTTACAAGAACACTTTCCAGCATGGTGGTTTGTCACTAGAAGAGATGATCGTGCCAATTGCTTTTTTGAAGGCGAAATGA
- a CDS encoding S9 family peptidase codes for MKIRKIFVAPLVLSSLFLASCNEETTTEESEEMAIEYPTPVLDRELFFGNPEISSGQLSPDGKYISFLKEYDGIMNIWVKAFDEPFENAYPLTNSARPLAGYSWTVDGKYILYVKDNAGDENMNVFAVDPSEKIEGGVPESRNLTPMEDVTAQISHVSQNNPDMLMVGINDRDKAWHDLYKLTISTGKLEKVYENNDRITSYGFDWDDNLRLLYKTDEQGNTIMYHIENNELTPIYETSVTEQAAAINWNEDNSKFYLMTNKGDLDLMTLYLMDPLTQEMELIESDPEGKVDISNVVMDRNTRKLVYTSYTDDKTRYYWKDETRKEIYEYLVSEFPGREITFTSATDDYSKFLVAVTGDKYASESWFYNTETKELIHQYTPRPDLKEVEEHLAAMEPVTYPSSDGLMIPAYLTLPVGVEAKNLPTVILVHGGPKGPRDYWGYNSFVQFLANRGYAVLQPNFRASGGYGKKFMNAGDLQWGKLMQDDITWGVKYLVEQGIANEDKVAIMGGSYGGYATLAGLAFTPNVYACGVDIVGPSNIFTLLESIPAYWEAGRAFLHGMVGDPNTEEGKKLIEEASPLFSADKITKPLLVVQGANDPRVKKAEADQIVVALRDNGHDVSYILADDEGHGFRKPVNNMAMFAEIEKFLAGILGGRYQEDMPEDVAARLEEMRVDVNSVVYSEKGEPTYSSTLPEVSGELTAGEEELALNISVQDQSIDMTTNRTISQNGDNWTVVDKTSGPMGDIVDEVTYDAAYQPLSRTMVQGGQEIKAAYGTDQISIDMAGEVTDIEIKGVLLDMAPGFENILAMMSIPEEGIIATGVDFNTMKAKTIEVKLNGEEELDGIACFKIQIVDYYNESDVTDIWVNSESKEVVKIEQIVPAMNNAVMTITKSK; via the coding sequence ATGAAAATTAGAAAAATATTTGTTGCACCACTTGTTTTGTCGTCCCTATTTTTAGCCTCCTGCAATGAGGAGACAACAACAGAAGAATCAGAAGAAATGGCTATAGAATATCCTACACCAGTACTTGACAGAGAGTTGTTTTTTGGCAACCCAGAAATCTCATCCGGACAACTCAGTCCTGACGGGAAATATATTTCATTCTTGAAAGAGTATGATGGCATTATGAATATTTGGGTGAAAGCCTTTGATGAACCTTTTGAAAATGCCTATCCACTTACCAATAGTGCTAGACCTTTAGCTGGTTATTCCTGGACTGTTGATGGAAAGTACATCCTATACGTTAAGGATAACGCAGGGGATGAAAACATGAATGTTTTTGCCGTTGATCCTTCAGAAAAAATTGAAGGAGGAGTACCTGAGTCTAGAAATCTAACCCCAATGGAAGATGTAACCGCTCAAATCTCACATGTAAGTCAGAATAATCCTGACATGTTGATGGTTGGGATCAATGATCGAGATAAAGCATGGCATGACCTTTATAAGTTAACGATCTCTACAGGTAAATTGGAAAAGGTTTACGAAAACAATGATCGTATTACCAGTTATGGTTTCGACTGGGATGATAACCTGAGGCTACTCTACAAAACAGATGAGCAGGGTAATACAATCATGTATCACATCGAGAATAATGAGTTGACACCAATTTATGAGACTTCTGTAACCGAACAAGCAGCGGCAATTAATTGGAACGAAGATAATTCTAAGTTCTACTTGATGACCAATAAAGGGGATCTTGATCTCATGACCTTATACCTGATGGATCCATTGACCCAAGAAATGGAGTTGATTGAAAGTGATCCAGAAGGAAAGGTAGACATCAGCAACGTAGTGATGGATCGTAATACTAGAAAGTTGGTGTATACTTCCTATACGGATGATAAAACACGATACTATTGGAAAGACGAAACCAGAAAAGAAATTTATGAATATTTGGTGAGTGAGTTTCCAGGCAGAGAGATCACTTTTACAAGTGCTACAGATGACTATAGCAAGTTCCTAGTTGCCGTTACTGGAGATAAATATGCTTCTGAATCTTGGTTTTATAATACCGAAACAAAAGAGTTAATACACCAATATACCCCTCGACCAGACTTAAAAGAAGTTGAAGAGCATTTAGCTGCGATGGAGCCTGTGACCTACCCAAGTAGTGATGGACTGATGATCCCTGCCTATTTGACGCTACCTGTAGGTGTTGAAGCGAAAAACCTACCAACGGTAATACTAGTTCATGGAGGGCCCAAAGGTCCAAGAGATTATTGGGGGTACAACTCATTCGTTCAGTTCCTTGCGAACAGGGGATATGCAGTTCTTCAACCTAACTTTAGAGCTAGTGGTGGTTACGGCAAGAAATTTATGAATGCTGGTGATCTTCAATGGGGTAAACTAATGCAAGATGACATTACCTGGGGGGTGAAGTATTTGGTTGAACAAGGAATCGCCAACGAAGATAAAGTAGCCATCATGGGAGGAAGCTATGGCGGATATGCAACATTAGCTGGTTTAGCATTCACACCTAATGTTTATGCATGTGGTGTTGACATTGTTGGACCATCTAATATCTTCACGTTATTAGAAAGTATCCCAGCATACTGGGAAGCTGGAAGAGCATTCCTACATGGTATGGTGGGTGACCCGAACACCGAAGAGGGTAAAAAGCTAATTGAAGAAGCTAGTCCACTTTTCAGTGCAGATAAAATCACTAAACCTTTACTTGTGGTTCAGGGGGCGAATGACCCTAGAGTTAAGAAAGCAGAAGCGGATCAAATTGTTGTTGCTTTGAGAGACAACGGACATGATGTTTCTTATATCCTTGCCGATGATGAAGGTCACGGATTTAGAAAACCAGTGAATAACATGGCCATGTTCGCAGAGATCGAAAAATTCCTCGCTGGTATTTTGGGAGGACGATATCAAGAAGATATGCCAGAAGATGTTGCCGCAAGATTGGAAGAAATGAGAGTAGACGTCAATTCTGTAGTTTATTCTGAAAAAGGAGAACCAACTTACAGTTCTACTCTTCCAGAAGTTTCAGGGGAACTTACTGCTGGCGAAGAAGAGCTAGCGCTTAACATCTCGGTTCAGGATCAAAGTATTGATATGACTACGAATCGAACCATCTCACAAAATGGAGACAATTGGACAGTGGTTGACAAAACCTCTGGTCCGATGGGTGACATAGTAGATGAAGTAACTTACGATGCCGCCTACCAGCCGCTATCCAGAACGATGGTTCAGGGAGGTCAAGAAATCAAGGCTGCGTATGGTACTGACCAAATATCGATAGATATGGCGGGAGAAGTTACAGACATTGAAATCAAAGGTGTTTTGCTTGATATGGCTCCTGGGTTTGAGAACATCTTAGCCATGATGTCAATTCCAGAAGAAGGAATTATCGCAACAGGCGTTGACTTCAACACCATGAAGGCGAAGACTATTGAAGTCAAACTTAACGGAGAAGAAGAATTAGATGGCATTGCCTGTTTTAAGATTCAAATCGTAGACTATTACAATGAGTCTGATGTGACGGATATCTGGGTTAATAGTGAAAGTAAAGAGGTGGTAAAAATTGAACAAATCGTGCCTGCGATGAACAATGCAGTGATGACGATTACCAAATCGAAATAG